The genomic interval ATACTGCTGTAATCAGTTACGTCTTCTCCTCTAGCTTTAAGATTTTGTAGAAAATCATCTATAGCTAAATCTGTATGAAGATAAGGCGAAGTATCTTCGGTGCTAATATCCCACGGATAAAATTCATATACTCTTTCACCAGTTGGTAACACCATAATCACCTCGTGATCTTGACCAGCCCTTAGATAGTTTTTGCCTAGTCTTGGTATATTGTACACCGCTTCATCTGTTCTTTCTAGCCCAGGATTAAGACGTGCTTCCTCTGTTTGTTCCTGCAGTAGCCTAGCAATTGGCACTCGATAGTCCTTAGTTTCTTCTTTACCCTTTGTATTAAATGTATAGTAAGGATCTACTCCAATTGACCTTAAGACTTTTCTTAAGGCTACCATCTCAAATTTTCGTGCATTCTCTAATGTAAATACGCCTTGATTATAGACTGCAATTTTACGTGCCCTTAATTTCTGGATTGCTTCCATAGCTTCTGGTGATACTTCATAAGTATGCTCAAAGTGAGTCATTACGCATACTTCACGCTCTCCAGGTATATGGTAAGCTGCTAATAAATCTGCAAACTCGTCAGTGATACGCATTGGCATAACTACTGGAATTCTTGTACCTATTCGTATACGCTTTATATGCTCCAATTCGCTAATTCTGTCTAATATCTTCTTAAATACAGCATCGGACATTATGGCTGGATCTCCACCAGTTACTAAAATCTCTGTAACCTGTGGATGATTCTTATACCAATCTAATGCTTTATCTAATTTGCTTTTTGGTGCCTGTGCTTTTTCGTCTAGCACATCATCTATTTCCCAGTTACGTTGACAATAAACACATATTTGCGAGCAGGTGTTGTGAGGTTTGAAAATAGATATCATAGGATATCTTCTTGTAATTAAATCCTCAGGGGATGTATCATGTTCGCCCATAAAATCTAAATCCTCTAGTCCAGAATCCTTCGCACTTACCATCATTTCAGCATATTTCAATGGCGGTAATACTTGGGCTCTGACAGCGTGGTCGTTATCACGATGGGTCTCTTCATCCATTAGCATGGCATAGTATGGTGTTATGCCATATGGCAGGTGCTTTTCTTTAGCAATTTTGATTGCCTTTTTTTCTTCATCTGTTAAATTTATAACGTTACTTGTAGTTTCTAAATCTCTTAAGACATTCCGACACTGCCAATTCCAGTCGTTCCATTCATCTTCTGTTGCGTTAAAGTAATTTTTTATCCGTTCTTTATTTTTTAAACGTTTTTCAATAACATCTTTTTCTAATCCGGACTTGTATTTTCCGACCCAATCCTGAGCGCCTTTGGCAATCTTATCTAACGTATCTGAGCGCTTTTTGGAAATTGTCCTACCAGACAAATTGTCATCGGCATCAAGGTTTTCGTCAACAACGAAAAGTCCAGTTTTCCCCTTCATGCCTAAAAATAAATGTTTAATGTCCATAACAAATGCTGGTGTTACAGATTTATCTGTATATCCTTTCCCATTAGACAATTTCCAGAGAGCCTCAATGGCGCTGAAATCAGTAAGTTCTTCACTACGCTTTGAAAAAATATTTTTTAGAACAATGATACTTCTCCTTGCAATTGAGCGTTCCATAGGGTGTGCTATGTAGTTAGAATGTATAGTTTTGTCTTCATAACTTTGAACGTATTGAAGGGCAACTTGTCTTGCCTCTTCAGAAGAAGATACCTGACGCAACTTAATACTAAGCTCGTCATTTTCATTAAAAAATTCTAAAACTATTTCTTTTAGCTGATTATCCACAATCCATCCCCCCTAAAATTCTTTACCCTATCCATTGTATCATAAAACACCTTACTATTCATTTGCATATATATATTCGTTTATCTAAACTGATAAATACTTAATAAGCTAATTATACCCAGAATAGCAGTCCATTATCAGAACTACACAAATAATCATCTAAGCTATGCCTTTGCCCCAACCGCACCTACAATAATTCAGACGCTAGTCTAGCAAGGTCTGAACGCTCTCCTTTTTGTAAAGTTATATGCCCAGATAATTGCTCATTTTTGAATTTTTCAACTACATATGTTAAGCCATTATTCGTCGAGTCTAAATATGGTGTATCTATTTGTTCTGGGTCTCCTAATAACACTATCTTACTATGGGAACCTACTCTGGTAACGATTGTTTTCACTTCATGTTTTGATAAGTTTTGCGCTTCATCTATAATAATGTATTGATTAGGTATACTTCGCCCCCTTATATATGTTAGTGCCTCAACCTCTATATTTATTCCAGCTAAAATATCATCAATATCCTTCTGTCTTTTACTAAATAAGAAGTCTAGGTTGTCATATATTGGCTGCATCCATGGTCGTAATTTCTCTTGTTTTTCACCAGGTAAAAACCCTATATCCTTACCAAAAGGTATAACAGGCCTTGCCACTAAAACTTTATTATATTTCCTTTCGTCCTCAGTCTTATAAAGAGCTGCTACTAAAGATAATAGTGTTTTACCTGTACCTGCCTTTCCTGTCATAGTTACTAAAGGTATTGAGTCATCTAGCAAAAGCTCTAGTGCCATTTTTTGCTGCGCATTCCTTGGACTCACACCCCATATTTGCTCTTTAATAAGGCATAACGGTTCTAGGGCCTTTACGACACAGTTGTATTTAGCAATTGCCGATTGCGTTGGATTAAGTTCATTTCTAAGAATAAACATTTGGTTAGGGTAAAATTTTGATTGTACATCTTCATTATTATTAATATCATTAAGATGCTCGCGGGAAATTTTTTTGTCTGCATAAAAGGCGCTAAGTAACTCATCAGGTAAAGTAAGCTCTCTGATACCTGAATAAAGCAAATGGTAGTCAACTACTTTTTCTTTTTTATAATCTTCAGCTATTAATCCTAAAACATCTGCCTTGATTCTGACAATCGCATCCATACTTACTATGATAACTGGTCGAGGATTTTTTGCTTTTTGTTCTGCAAGCATAATATTAAGTGCAACTGCAAGGATTCTATTATCGTTATTAACCTCCAAAAACAAATCCTGAACATTATCTATTTTTCTATGATTTAATTCAACTCTAATAATACCTCCCTGTTCAGAAACAACACCTTTAGTTAGCGACCCTTTATTACGTAATTGATCTAAAATCCTTGATACAGACCTAGCACTTCTACCTAATTCATCTTGTAATCTTTTCTTCCCATCTACTTCTTCAACAACTACTGCTGGTATAACTACTTCATTTTCATGGAAAGAAAAGATAGCGTTTGGGTCCTGTAGCAATACATTTGTATCTAGTACGTAGATTTTTTTCAATTAAAGTTCCTCCTTAAGTTGTTGTACCAAAAAAGCACCTTTATAAGGTGCTAACACTTTTCTTTTTTTTCTGGCAAAAATTACAGACATATTCTCCTTCTGAGGCATTTTTTTTGAATCGAGAGCTATGCATGATTTTTCCACAGTCAGGACATTTTGTATGGGTAGAAATAAGAGCAGCCACTAAATAGAAATAAAATATAAATAATCCTGATACGACAAACGCTATAAGTAATCTTGTTAAATCCATAAAAAATGCACCCCCTCATTCATACTATGAGATGGTGCAAGCTAATATTACTGTGCTCAATGCAAAGCTTATAAGATTATAAATGGATTCGTATTAACCGTTGAAGCTATTGTTTGTATATTTAAGTTAAGCTGTTTAATTTCATCCTCTAAATATTTTGTTACCTTTGCTATTACTAGATGTTCTGTCTGATGATGTCCAGCATCAATTACCATTACACCATTATCTACAGCCCATTGGCCTTCGTGGTAGGATACATCACCTGTGATATAAGCGTCCACTTTTTCCTTATATGCATTAAATATGAACTTGCTACCACTGCCTCCACAGACAGCAACCTTTTCTATTTTTTCTATCTTAGATGGAACAATTTTAAGATGAGTTATAGATAATGTTTGTTTTACCTTTTCTATAAATTCTTCTACTGTTAAAGGTTCTTTATAGTATCCTGTTCTGCCTAAACCGTATTTTTGTCCTTTATTATCAAGTGGGTAAATATCATATGCTACCTCCTCATAGGGATGAGCATCAATCATTGCTTCTATTACTGTTTTTTGTATAGACGCTTGGAATATAGTTTCTATCCTAATTTCTTCTACTTCTTCAATTACGTTCTGTTCACCAATATAAGGGATTGTACCCTCCCTTGGCATAAATGTCCCATTACCCTGCAGTTGAAAACTGCAATGACTGTAGTTCCCAATCCAGCCCGCACCAGCGTTACTTAAAGCATTTAATACTTTATCTTTGTAATCTACTGGGACAAACACGGCAAGCTTTTTTAATGAGTCATGGTTAGTCGGATAAAGAACTTGCAGATTCTCTAATTCTAATGCCTCGGCTAATGCATCATTAACTCCACCATTAACTATATCAAGATTTGTGTGTGCTACGTAAACTGATATATTATGCTTGATAAGCTTCTCAATCATTCTACCCGTCGGTGAGTCAAGGTTAATCTGATTCAACGGTTTAAACAACGGAGCATGATGACAATAAATCATTTCCGCCCCTAATGCAATCGCCTCATCAACTACCTTCTCATTGACATCTAGGGTTACAAGTATCTTTGTGACATTACGACTCCAGGTCCCAATCTGTAATCCAATTGGGTCTTTCTCCATAGCCAAATTAGGCGGCGCTAGTTTCTCAAATATATCTTTAAGCATTTCCTAACACCTCTCTTATCATTTGTATCTCTGAATTCAAACGCTCCTGTTTAGTCTCTATTGCTTGATTATTAGCATGCTCTGCTATTAAGCTTAGGATTTTCTGTCTTTTCTGCAATTCCTGTGACCATTTCTCTAAAAAGACAGCATTTTTCTCGAGCATTAGCAATGGTCCAAACTTTTGTTGTTTAACAGTTAAGTGAACTGAAGTTTCTGAAGGCTCTGCTACAATAATCTCATATATAATATCTTGTTCCTTAATTATCTGTTCTGCAATAATAGTATAATTATGTTCCTGCAGCCATTTTCTTAAAGCAAACTCACCATTCATAGGCTGTAATATAAGCCTTTTAAAGGACGACAATTTATCATAACCATCATTTAGTATTTCTGTAATTAAGTTGCCACCCATGCCAGCAATAGTGAGTACCGTCGCCTCGTTTTTCTCAATTACCTCTAATCCGTTTCCCAAGCGCACTTGAATTTTATCTGCCAATTTTTGTTGCTCTACATTTGCAACAGCCCTTAAATATGGCCCCTTATTATACTCACCTGCTATTACTTTTTGAAGGTTTTTCTTTTTTATCGCATACAATGGCAAATACGCATGGTCAGTTCCAACATCTACTAAAACTTCTCCATCTGGTATATAATCAACTATCATTTTTAATCTTGTTGAAATAGATAACATTCTACGCCTCCGTAACTTTATTACTATTAGATCTTATAAATTGCTTCAGAGAAAACCACACTAATAAAAGCATAATCGTCCCTTTTAAAGCTAATGTATACGGCAACCCATTTAGAGCGTAATCATAGAAAATCAAACTGATTTCTGGTATCCAAAAATAAATGTAGCTTAATACAAGTAAAATAAGACTTTTCTTGTAGTATTTCATACTTTGGTTAGTTGCATATGCAATCCATAGAATTATCAAAGATAATGGAATCCAAAACAGCTGTGCATTGATATAAGATTGCACTCCAATAATCGTCATAGAAATTTGATTTATAATGACACTTATCCCAGCAAGACTTGCTATAAATACCATTACATGTTGTAGCCAGACACTCATAATAAGCCAGATAAGAAAAACAAAAATGAACATGGCAAACATTATTACTGCATTGGCTTGCAATTCTAAGAACATGATTCCTAAAGCAGCTACAATAGCTAAAGAAGTTGAAGCGAAGCTATGGAGTAGTAATAATATTATTGGATTAGCTTCTTTTTTTTTATATATAATTGTAGCTAAATATAAAAATACAGGAGCTAATAATAGCAAACTAATCTGAGTAAAAGCATTAATCTCATTAAAATTTATAAAAATAAAAGTAACTAGTGCTATCAACACAGTAACAAAAATAGCAATCATTATTTTTTTAAATATACCTGTTTTTGATTTTTTGCTTTCCGAATTATTTTCTGATGATTCGCTCTCCCCAGCCGAATATAGGTTTAATAAAAAATCACAATATGCTGTGGGAATAAGTTTATTTTGGCGCCATTTTTTTATCTCACTTATTAAAACTTGTTTTTCACGGGCATTCATCACTCATCGCTCCCATACAGAAAAAGCACTCAGTAGAGTGCTCTTATTACATAATTATTCCAAGAAATCCTTTAGACGTTTACTACGACTTGGATGTCTTAGTTTTCTTAATGCTTTGGCTTCTATTTGACGGATACGTTCCCTTGTAACTCCAAAAACTTTACCTACTTCTTCTAAGGTTCTAGTACGACCATCATCTAATCCAAAACGTAGGCGCAATACATTTTCTTCTCTTTCTGTCAATGTATCTAGAACATCCTCAAGCTGTTCTTTTAGTAATTCATATGCTGCTGCATCTGAAGGTGCTAGTGCGTCCTGGTCTTCTATAAAATCGCCTAAATGGGAATCGTCTTCCTCCCCAATTGGTGTCTCTAGGGATACCGGTTCTTGAGCGATTTTCATGATTTCACGGACCTTGTCAGGACTAAGATCCATTTCTGTAGCAATCTCTTCTGGTGTTGGCTCTCTACCTAAATCCTGTAACAGCTGTCTTGAGACCCTAATCAGCTTATTGATTGTCTCTACCATATGAACTGGTATCCGTATAGTTCTTGCCTGGTCTGCTATAGCTCTTGTAATAGCTTGACGAATCCACCAGGTTGCATATGTACTAAATTTATAGCCTTTTTTATAATCGAACTTTTCTACGGCTTTTATTAGACCCATATTCCCCTCTTGGATTAAATCTAAAAACAACATCCCTCTACCTACATAACGTTTTGCAATACTTACAACAAGACGTAAATTTGCCTCTGCTAAACGTTTTTTCGCCTCTTCATCTCCAAGGGATATTTTTTTAGCTAACTCAATTTCTTCTTGTGCAGATAAGAGTGGTACTCTGCCAATTTCTTTTAAATACATTCTTACAGGATCATTAATTTTAATCCCAGGTGGTATTGTAATTTCTTCTTCAATAGCAAATTCTTCATTTCCTTCAGCGTCATCAGCGTCATCATTCGTTATATCAACACCTTGTTCCGTAAGGAAATCAAAATATTCATCAATTTGATCAGAATCCTGGTCAAAGTTAGCTAAGCGATCTAGTATTTCTTTATATGTTAATACACCACGCTTTTTACCCTCTTCTAGTAGCTTCTGTTTAGCTTCTTCTAGAGTCATTTCATTATTATTTATGCTATTATCTTTTAAATCTTTATTTGCCACCCTTAACTCCCCCCTTCCTGGAGTATTACTTAATTAATAATTTTATTTTCTTTTGGTAATCTTGTATCTTCTTTAATAATTCGACAATCATATCTTGTTTTCCTGTTTTTGTTGCAATTTCTAATTCTGATTGTAAGCTTTTTAATTCTGCTTCTAGTTTGCGCTTTTCTATTATAAGCAAAGTTGAGTCAATATTTTTATTTGAATCTTTATCGTATTGCTCAAATTGAAATTCTAAACTAGACAGTAATTTACATATATCTGGTTGATCTTGAAAATCAAGCAACAGCTTAGATATGGAAGGTGTTATCCCATCTTCATAATAAGAATATATTTTAGCAGCGAGCAAAGAATGCTCTGGGTACTGAAAATTAGCTCGTATCTTTTCTGCCAGCTTTTTACCCTTTTCTGCATCATTTATCATTATCCACAATATTTCTCGTTCTGCTTTCTGATAAGCTGGAATTATTGAAATACTTTGGTTATGACTATGTTTTCCATAATTTATATGATTATTCCATTTTTGTGCTGGTTTCTTTACTATATTCTTATTTTTTTGCTTTAGTAGCTTTTTTTTCAACTCATCTATTAAGGAGTCTTCTGATAAGTTAACTTCTTTACTAAGCTCTTTTAGAAAGTACTCGCGTTTTGGAGCTTGTTCAATATCAGCTATTATATCTAATATTTCCATAGCATATTTAACCTTTTCTTCCCCTATATCGAACGAGTATTTATCTCTTATGATTTGTTTTTGTAAGTGATATCGAGATGTTCCTTTCTCAATAAGCTCTTCAAAATCTGTTAATGAATTCTTCTGTAAAAAATCATCTGGATCCATGCCCTTAGGTAATTGTACAATAGTTACTTCTGCTTTTTCGCTTTCTAAAACAGTGCTGGCGCGAATAGCAGCATCTCTCCCAGCATCATCGCCGTCATATACTAGATACGCTTTTTCTGTGTTACGGCGGATGATTCTAGCTTGTTCTATTGTTAAAGAGGTTCCTAGGGTAGCTATCGAATTATTTATACCCTTTTGGTATGCAGATATTACATCGATATAGCCTTCAAATACTAATACTGAACCAGATGCTCTAATAAATGGGCGAGCTTTATGCAAATTGTATAAATTTTTGCTCTTATTATAAATTAAAGTATCGCTTGTATTTAAGTACTTAGGCTCATCATTACCTATAGTTCGTCCTCCAAAGGCAATTACCCTACCTTGACTATCAGCTATCGGAAACATCACCCGGTTGCGAAATCTATCATAGTATTTATCATTTTTGCTTTTTGAAAGTAGACCCGCTTCAACGAGTTGGGCTTGCTCAAAACCCCGCTTAACTAAAAACTTCTTTAGTATATCAAAGGAGTCTGGCGCAAATCCCAGCTGATAATCAATTATTGTTTCCTTAGTAAATCCTCGATTAAGTAAATATTTATAGGCATCTTTCCCCATCTCTGTTTCTAATAAAATGTAGTGATAATATTTAGCAGCTAATTCATGTGCTTCTATTAATTTTTTCTTTAATTGTACTTCCTCGTTGTTTTCTTCTTTAATCGATAGCTCAATTCCTGCTTCATCCGACAAATTTTTTAAAATTTCGATAAAATTTAAACCTTCTATATTCATCAAGAAACTAAAAACATTGCCGCCAGAGCCACAACCAAAACAATGATATATTTGTTTTTCTGCAGATACAGCAAAAGATGGAGTCTTTTCAGAATGAAAAGGACACAAACCAAAATATGTGCGTCCTTTTTTCTTAAGTTCTATATATCGACCTACGATATCAACAATGTCGAAACGGGTACGGATGTCTTCAATCAGTTCATCAGGAATTCTTTCCCTAGTCAAAATAAAACACCTCTGCTTCTAGGGTATTATCTATTCGCCAAAAAGTTTTAATTTCCTTCTTTTTATAAAGAATTTATTAATTCAATTAATTTGTTCTTAAATAATATCCTGTCTTCTACATCCATCTGTTGGGAAATTATTGGCCGTTTGCTTTGGGATGTTTTAGGATAAACATTTCTTTTATATAATAAAAAATCAATGTTGTCAGACTCAATAATTCGGCCTCTATAAGTCATAACTATACCTTTTTTTGCTAAAGCTAACATTGCTAATTGGTAGTTTTGAGTAATAATAATATCGCCTTTATCAATATTGTTAGCAATGAAAATATCGGTAGAATATTTAGATTGGTCTACAAAGTGCCATTGATAATAAATTGACTCTCCAGTAATCAGAAACAACCGATTTGTTGTTGCTACAAAATACGTGTTAATTTTGTATAGCTGACTTACTCGCATGATTTCATCACTAACTGGACATGTGTCAGCATCTACTAAAATTTTCATGTTGTAAGCACTCCCTCCTATAGAATCAACCAAGGCTCAGGGATTACTATCTTCTTATAAAGTGTAATAATATACCTATCAGTCATACCTGCTACAAAATCACATACAAGCTGCTGATGGTTTGTCATTTCTGAGCATTGCTGCATATATTCAGTGGTTAATAATTCTGGATGATTATTAAAATATGAATAAACTAGTCCGACAATTTTTTTCGCCTTATCTTCTTCTTTCTTTGCCAGCGATGCTACATATACATTCTGGAACATAAATGCCCTTAACTCATCCATAGCCTGAGATACTTCTTTACTCATTGTAATTCTATTTCTATCTCTACTATTTGTTATCATATCCATTACCATACATCCGATTCTTTGCGAATGCGTTTTTCCTAATGTATCGATAATATCTCTAGGTATATCTTCCATCTTCATAACTTTACCCCTAATAGCATCGTCAATATCATGATTTATATATGCGATTCTATCAGCTATTCTTACAATTTGACCCTCTAACGTAGTCGGCAAATCTTCGCCAGTATGGTTCAGTATACCGTCTCTAACCTCCCAGGTTAAATTCAAACCATTTCCACCTTCTAGATAATCAACTATACGTAGGCTTTGTTTATTATGATGAAATCCCCCTGGGTGCATTTCGTTAAGAACTGCTTCACCCGCATGACCAAATGGTGTGTGCCCTAAATCATGACCTAATGCTATGGCTTCCGTTAAATCTTCATTCAATGCTAGACCCCTTGCAACTGTCCTGGCTATTTGCGAAACTTCTAATGTATGGGTCAAACGTGTACGATAGTGATCTCCTTCTGGAATAATAAAAACTTGAGTTTTATGTTTTAATCTTCTAAATGCTTTAGAGTGAATGATGCGATCGCGATCCCTTTGGAACTCTGTTCTTAAGTCTTTTTTATCCTCAGCTTTTTGCCTACCTCTTGTATTTGCAGTTTTGCAGGCAAAAGGCGAGAGAATTAACTCTTCAATTTCATCCCAGGTTTTCACCACACGCAATCCCCCTTAACATTCTTTTATTTAATCTATATAATCATTATACTTTACTACAATAATACAGACAAAGCTTTAACTGCTTTTTAGGCACACATAAAAAGTAAGCTAATTCAAACTACTATGAGTCTTGAATTAGCCCACTTCTGCAAGCATTATATCTACTAATATTTCACTTTTGCTTTTAGCTTATTTCTTACTGTATTTAATAGTTGCATGTGCTCCTGCTAATCGTGCTATTGGAACTCTAAATGGCGAACAGCTTACATAGTCTAAGCCTGCTTGGTAACAGAATTCGATTGAATGCTTTTCTCCACCATGTTCTCCGCATATACCAGTTTTCAAACCTGGCTTAGCCTTTCTTCCAAGTTCTACAGCCATTTCGACTAGTTTACCAACTCCATCATTGTCTAGCACTGCAAATGGATTCTCTGGTAGAACTTTATTATCCACATAGTAATGTAAGAACTTTCCTTCTGCATCGTCTCTACTAAAACCAAAGGTAGTTTGGGTTAAATCGTTAGTTCCAAAAGAGAAGAAGTCAGCTTCCTTAGCTATCTCATCGG from Desulfuribacillus alkaliarsenatis carries:
- a CDS encoding deoxyguanosinetriphosphate triphosphohydrolase, with product MRVVKTWDEIEELILSPFACKTANTRGRQKAEDKKDLRTEFQRDRDRIIHSKAFRRLKHKTQVFIIPEGDHYRTRLTHTLEVSQIARTVARGLALNEDLTEAIALGHDLGHTPFGHAGEAVLNEMHPGGFHHNKQSLRIVDYLEGGNGLNLTWEVRDGILNHTGEDLPTTLEGQIVRIADRIAYINHDIDDAIRGKVMKMEDIPRDIIDTLGKTHSQRIGCMVMDMITNSRDRNRITMSKEVSQAMDELRAFMFQNVYVASLAKKEEDKAKKIVGLVYSYFNNHPELLTTEYMQQCSEMTNHQQLVCDFVAGMTDRYIITLYKKIVIPEPWLIL
- a CDS encoding PhoH family protein; translation: MKKIYVLDTNVLLQDPNAIFSFHENEVVIPAVVVEEVDGKKRLQDELGRSARSVSRILDQLRNKGSLTKGVVSEQGGIIRVELNHRKIDNVQDLFLEVNNDNRILAVALNIMLAEQKAKNPRPVIIVSMDAIVRIKADVLGLIAEDYKKEKVVDYHLLYSGIRELTLPDELLSAFYADKKISREHLNDINNNEDVQSKFYPNQMFILRNELNPTQSAIAKYNCVVKALEPLCLIKEQIWGVSPRNAQQKMALELLLDDSIPLVTMTGKAGTGKTLLSLVAALYKTEDERKYNKVLVARPVIPFGKDIGFLPGEKQEKLRPWMQPIYDNLDFLFSKRQKDIDDILAGINIEVEALTYIRGRSIPNQYIIIDEAQNLSKHEVKTIVTRVGSHSKIVLLGDPEQIDTPYLDSTNNGLTYVVEKFKNEQLSGHITLQKGERSDLARLASELL
- a CDS encoding KamA family radical SAM protein — its product is MDNQLKEIVLEFFNENDELSIKLRQVSSSEEARQVALQYVQSYEDKTIHSNYIAHPMERSIARRSIIVLKNIFSKRSEELTDFSAIEALWKLSNGKGYTDKSVTPAFVMDIKHLFLGMKGKTGLFVVDENLDADDNLSGRTISKKRSDTLDKIAKGAQDWVGKYKSGLEKDVIEKRLKNKERIKNYFNATEDEWNDWNWQCRNVLRDLETTSNVINLTDEEKKAIKIAKEKHLPYGITPYYAMLMDEETHRDNDHAVRAQVLPPLKYAEMMVSAKDSGLEDLDFMGEHDTSPEDLITRRYPMISIFKPHNTCSQICVYCQRNWEIDDVLDEKAQAPKSKLDKALDWYKNHPQVTEILVTGGDPAIMSDAVFKKILDRISELEHIKRIRIGTRIPVVMPMRITDEFADLLAAYHIPGEREVCVMTHFEHTYEVSPEAMEAIQKLRARKIAVYNQGVFTLENARKFEMVALRKVLRSIGVDPYYTFNTKGKEETKDYRVPIARLLQEQTEEARLNPGLERTDEAVYNIPRLGKNYLRAGQDHEVIMVLPTGERVYEFYPWDISTEDTSPYLHTDLAIDDFLQNLKARGEDVTDYSSIWYYL
- a CDS encoding DUF188 domain-containing protein, whose amino-acid sequence is MKILVDADTCPVSDEIMRVSQLYKINTYFVATTNRLFLITGESIYYQWHFVDQSKYSTDIFIANNIDKGDIIITQNYQLAMLALAKKGIVMTYRGRIIESDNIDFLLYKRNVYPKTSQSKRPIISQQMDVEDRILFKNKLIELINSL
- a CDS encoding Nif3-like dinuclear metal center hexameric protein translates to MLKDIFEKLAPPNLAMEKDPIGLQIGTWSRNVTKILVTLDVNEKVVDEAIALGAEMIYCHHAPLFKPLNQINLDSPTGRMIEKLIKHNISVYVAHTNLDIVNGGVNDALAEALELENLQVLYPTNHDSLKKLAVFVPVDYKDKVLNALSNAGAGWIGNYSHCSFQLQGNGTFMPREGTIPYIGEQNVIEEVEEIRIETIFQASIQKTVIEAMIDAHPYEEVAYDIYPLDNKGQKYGLGRTGYYKEPLTVEEFIEKVKQTLSITHLKIVPSKIEKIEKVAVCGGSGSKFIFNAYKEKVDAYITGDVSYHEGQWAVDNGVMVIDAGHHQTEHLVIAKVTKYLEDEIKQLNLNIQTIASTVNTNPFIIL
- the rpoD gene encoding RNA polymerase sigma factor RpoD, which gives rise to MTLEEAKQKLLEEGKKRGVLTYKEILDRLANFDQDSDQIDEYFDFLTEQGVDITNDDADDAEGNEEFAIEEEITIPPGIKINDPVRMYLKEIGRVPLLSAQEEIELAKKISLGDEEAKKRLAEANLRLVVSIAKRYVGRGMLFLDLIQEGNMGLIKAVEKFDYKKGYKFSTYATWWIRQAITRAIADQARTIRIPVHMVETINKLIRVSRQLLQDLGREPTPEEIATEMDLSPDKVREIMKIAQEPVSLETPIGEEDDSHLGDFIEDQDALAPSDAAAYELLKEQLEDVLDTLTEREENVLRLRFGLDDGRTRTLEEVGKVFGVTRERIRQIEAKALRKLRHPSRSKRLKDFLE
- a CDS encoding tRNA (adenine(22)-N(1))-methyltransferase — encoded protein: MLSISTRLKMIVDYIPDGEVLVDVGTDHAYLPLYAIKKKNLQKVIAGEYNKGPYLRAVANVEQQKLADKIQVRLGNGLEVIEKNEATVLTIAGMGGNLITEILNDGYDKLSSFKRLILQPMNGEFALRKWLQEHNYTIIAEQIIKEQDIIYEIIVAEPSETSVHLTVKQQKFGPLLMLEKNAVFLEKWSQELQKRQKILSLIAEHANNQAIETKQERLNSEIQMIREVLGNA
- a CDS encoding DUF2157 domain-containing protein; the protein is MNAREKQVLISEIKKWRQNKLIPTAYCDFLLNLYSAGESESSENNSESKKSKTGIFKKIMIAIFVTVLIALVTFIFINFNEINAFTQISLLLLAPVFLYLATIIYKKKEANPIILLLLHSFASTSLAIVAALGIMFLELQANAVIMFAMFIFVFLIWLIMSVWLQHVMVFIASLAGISVIINQISMTIIGVQSYINAQLFWIPLSLIILWIAYATNQSMKYYKKSLILLVLSYIYFWIPEISLIFYDYALNGLPYTLALKGTIMLLLVWFSLKQFIRSNSNKVTEA
- the dnaG gene encoding DNA primase; amino-acid sequence: MTRERIPDELIEDIRTRFDIVDIVGRYIELKKKGRTYFGLCPFHSEKTPSFAVSAEKQIYHCFGCGSGGNVFSFLMNIEGLNFIEILKNLSDEAGIELSIKEENNEEVQLKKKLIEAHELAAKYYHYILLETEMGKDAYKYLLNRGFTKETIIDYQLGFAPDSFDILKKFLVKRGFEQAQLVEAGLLSKSKNDKYYDRFRNRVMFPIADSQGRVIAFGGRTIGNDEPKYLNTSDTLIYNKSKNLYNLHKARPFIRASGSVLVFEGYIDVISAYQKGINNSIATLGTSLTIEQARIIRRNTEKAYLVYDGDDAGRDAAIRASTVLESEKAEVTIVQLPKGMDPDDFLQKNSLTDFEELIEKGTSRYHLQKQIIRDKYSFDIGEEKVKYAMEILDIIADIEQAPKREYFLKELSKEVNLSEDSLIDELKKKLLKQKNKNIVKKPAQKWNNHINYGKHSHNQSISIIPAYQKAEREILWIMINDAEKGKKLAEKIRANFQYPEHSLLAAKIYSYYEDGITPSISKLLLDFQDQPDICKLLSSLEFQFEQYDKDSNKNIDSTLLIIEKRKLEAELKSLQSELEIATKTGKQDMIVELLKKIQDYQKKIKLLIK